The DNA region GAGATGGTTATAGTGTATTCATGGTTCAATTTTTAAAATCTGGTTCCACTGGAGAGCTTGAAAGTATAAAAAAGTTAGAACCTAATTTTAAGGTTTTTAGATTTGAAAAAAAGAGAGGTTTCTTTTGGACTTTAAATGACAGTGAAAAAGCGGAATTAAAGCTTGAAGTACAGGAAGCTTATAGATTTTGCTTGGACACCTTAAAAAACAATAAATGTGATATTTTGATTATGGATGAAATTATGGGAGCACTGTCAAATGAACTTGTGTCAAAGGAGCAGCTTTTACAGCTTATAGAAGCTAAGCCTCATAATATGGAGCTTATACTAACGGGAAGAAATGTACCAGAGGAAATAATAGATAGGGCAGATTTGGTTACAGAAATGAAAGAAATAAAGCATTATTTTGGTAAAGGAGTTCCCGCTAGAGAAGGGATAGAGTATTAAGCATATGAAAAGTATTGTTATATCCTCTAATGGAAGTTCAGGGGGGAAAACCACAATAACTATGGGACTATTAAAGGTTCTTAAAGACAGAGGATTTGAGGTACAAAGCTATAAGGTGGGTCCTGATTATATAGATCCAGATTTTCATGAATACATTACAAAAGTTCCAGCTAGAAATCTAGATTTGTATCTTATGGGAGAAGAGGGGGTTAAAGCTAGCTTTTCTAGAGGTAAAGGTGATTATGCTGTAGTGGAAGGGGTTATGGGCCTTTATGATGGAAAGGGAATAAGTACTCAGTATTCTACAGCCCATGTATCAAAGGTACTTAATTTACCTGTAATTTTAGTCTTATCACCAAAAGCTAAAGCTTCTACTTTATGTGCAGAAATACAGGGATTGATGAATTTTGAAAGTATCAATATAGCAGGAATAATATTTAATAATATAAAGGAAAGTTACTATAAACTTTTAAAGGCAGCAGTTGAGAAATACTGTAAAGTTAAAGTCTTTGGATATGTACCAAAGGATGAGAGACTTTCACTTAAGAGCAGGCATTTAGGACTTGTACAAAGTGCTGAAATTGAGGACCTAAATAAAAAGATTGAGATCTGTGCAGAGCTTATAGAAAATAATGTGGATGTTGATTTGCTGTTAAAGTACTTTGTTCCTGCTGAAAAATACAGTGATAATTTTCATGTAAAGAATATGAAAATAAAATCAGCAGTGGCCTATGACAAGGCTTCTAGCTTTTATTATAAGGAAAATATAGAGCTTTTGCAGGAAGCAGGGCAGGTACAGTTTTTTAGTCCACTAGAAGACAAAGAACTACCTAAGGAAGTGGACTTCATCTACCTAGGAGGAGGATATCCAGAGGTATTTATAGAAAGACTTAGCGAAAATAAAACTATGCTAAATAGTATAAGAAATGCATTAAATTCTGGAACAAGATGTTATGCTGAGTGCGGAGGTTTGATGTATCTCACGGGAGCAATAAATGGAAAAGAAACTGTAGGTTTTTTTAAAGGTGAGTCTAATATGACTAATAGGCTTCAGAACTTTGGGTATGCAAAAGTAAAGGTAGTCAATGAGAATTCAGTATTACCTGTAGGTTTACGTTTTAATTGTCATGAGTTTCATAAGTCGCAGGTTATATTAGAAGAAAGCAATATATATGAGATTACAAAAGATAGTTATGATAATTCCAAAAAGCAGTGGAACTGTGGCTATGTTAAAGGTAATACATTAGGAAGCTATGCTCATGTGCATTTTTTTGGAAACTTGGCAATGTTTAAGTATTTAATTGGGAATGGCTTGATGGGATAGCATATAAAAAGATGGAGGGTAATTAAATGTCTGAAATTGCAAGGTTCATAAAATATGATGAACTAAATGAATTACTTGATTTATACAAACAGTTACAGCCTGAAGACCCTGATGTGTCAAATAACGAAAATTTACATGAAATATGGAATTCAATATATAATAATGCCAATTTATATTATATTGTTGTTGAAGTGGATGGTAAATTAGTATCTTCCTGCAATATATCAATTATAGAAAATCTTACTAGAAACTTACGACCTTATGGACTTATAGAGAATGTTATTACAGATTCAGCTTATAGGAAAAAAGGGTATGCAACCAAAGTATTGAATAAAGCAGTAGAAATTGCAAAAGAAAAGAAGTGTTATAAAGTTATGTTGTTAACAGGTTCAAAAAAAGAAGAAACTTTGAGGTTTTATGAAAAAGCTGGATTTGCTAGGGGTATAAAGACAGGCTTTATAATAAAGCTTTAATTAAAAGTATTGTAAGATAAATTAGATGAGGGATAGAAAGGAAGTGACACTTAGTGAGTTCTATTATTTACATATTTTTACTCACTAAAAATAAATTATGGATTATATAAAAATGCCTATGGATATAGAGAAGAAAAGCTTTGAAATAATAGGGGAAGAAATGGGGGAGCATGATTTTTCTGAGAGAGAGATTAGCATAGTAAAGAGAGTAATACATACCACAGCAGATTTTGAGTACAAGGATTTGCTTTATATACGAGAGGGTTCTATTGACAGGGCTCTGGAAGTATTAAAGAATGGTACTACTATTTACACGGATACAAATATGGCTTTAACAGGGATAAACAAGAAGGCACTTAAGGAGCTAAATTGCAAAGTGGAGTGCTTTGTGTCAAGAGAGGATATAGCTAAAGAGGCTAAGGAGAGAAAGATAACCCGTTCTATGGCAGCTGTGGAGAAGGCAGTAGAGGAAGGTGTGCAATTTTTTGTGTTTGGAAATGCACCAACGGCTTTGTATAGACTTAAGGAACTTATAATTGAAGGAAAAGCTGATGCAAAATTTATTGTAGGTGCACCAATAGGTTTTGTA from Clostridium pasteurianum BC1 includes:
- a CDS encoding cob(I)yrinic acid a,c-diamide adenosyltransferase encodes the protein MGKLSKGYVQIYTGNGKGKTTAAVGLGVRAAGDGYSVFMVQFLKSGSTGELESIKKLEPNFKVFRFEKKRGFFWTLNDSEKAELKLEVQEAYRFCLDTLKNNKCDILIMDEIMGALSNELVSKEQLLQLIEAKPHNMELILTGRNVPEEIIDRADLVTEMKEIKHYFGKGVPAREGIEY
- a CDS encoding cobyrinate a,c-diamide synthase; translation: MKSIVISSNGSSGGKTTITMGLLKVLKDRGFEVQSYKVGPDYIDPDFHEYITKVPARNLDLYLMGEEGVKASFSRGKGDYAVVEGVMGLYDGKGISTQYSTAHVSKVLNLPVILVLSPKAKASTLCAEIQGLMNFESINIAGIIFNNIKESYYKLLKAAVEKYCKVKVFGYVPKDERLSLKSRHLGLVQSAEIEDLNKKIEICAELIENNVDVDLLLKYFVPAEKYSDNFHVKNMKIKSAVAYDKASSFYYKENIELLQEAGQVQFFSPLEDKELPKEVDFIYLGGGYPEVFIERLSENKTMLNSIRNALNSGTRCYAECGGLMYLTGAINGKETVGFFKGESNMTNRLQNFGYAKVKVVNENSVLPVGLRFNCHEFHKSQVILEESNIYEITKDSYDNSKKQWNCGYVKGNTLGSYAHVHFFGNLAMFKYLIGNGLMG
- a CDS encoding GNAT family N-acetyltransferase is translated as MSEIARFIKYDELNELLDLYKQLQPEDPDVSNNENLHEIWNSIYNNANLYYIVVEVDGKLVSSCNISIIENLTRNLRPYGLIENVITDSAYRKKGYATKVLNKAVEIAKEKKCYKVMLLTGSKKEETLRFYEKAGFARGIKTGFIIKL
- a CDS encoding precorrin-8X methylmutase, with translation MMDYIKMPMDIEKKSFEIIGEEMGEHDFSEREISIVKRVIHTTADFEYKDLLYIREGSIDRALEVLKNGTTIYTDTNMALTGINKKALKELNCKVECFVSREDIAKEAKERKITRSMAAVEKAVEEGVQFFVFGNAPTALYRLKELIIEGKADAKFIVGAPIGFVGAAESKKEIEKLDLPLITVRGRKGGSTVAAAIVNALMYMIIERE